A single genomic interval of Vulpes vulpes isolate BD-2025 chromosome 3, VulVul3, whole genome shotgun sequence harbors:
- the PPP1R35 gene encoding protein phosphatase 1 regulatory subunit 35, with translation MTGCGLAELELVEGEEAVAVPGPPPEPRAPEPRAPVPEPGLDLSLSLSPRSETPERQTCSPGRRKGRADRRGGARKGRQVRFRLEPLSPVRSEPPSAAAAPREKPAAPQDLGAPAQQSSLALSLELQAARAAAAGGQFDAAKAVEEQLRKSFQTRCGLEESVAEGLNVPRSKRLFRDLVSLQVPEEQVLNAALREKLALLPPQARAPPPKEPPGSGPDMTILCDPETLFYESPHLTQDGLPPLRLQLRPRPSEDTFLMHRTLRRWEA, from the exons ATGACGGGCTGTGGGTTGGCAGAGCTGGAGTTGGTCGAAGGGGAGGAGGCCGTGGCGGTCCCCGGGCCACCCCCAGAACCCCGCGCCCCGGAGCCCAGAGCCCCAGTGCCCGAGCCTGGTTTggacctgagcctgagcctgagcccgcGGTCCGAGACCCCCGAGCGGCAGACCTGCAGTCCGGGTCGACGGAAGGGGCGGGCGgaccggcggggcggggcccgcaAGGGGCGGCAG GTCCGCTTTCGTTTGGAGCCGCTCTCCCCGGTGCGGTCCGAGCCGCCGTCGGCCGCCGCCGCGCCAAGAGAGAAGCCCGCAGCGCCGCAGGACCTGGGGGCGCCCGCTCAGCAGAGCAGCCTGGCCTTGAGCCTCGAGTTGCAGGCCGCGCGGGCTGCTGCAGCCGGGGGCCAGTTCGATGCCGCGAAGGCCGTGGAAGAACAGCTGAGAAAGTCGTTCCAGACTCGCTGCGGTTTGGAGGAGAGCGTGGCCGAGG GGCTGAACGTGCCGCGCTCCAAGCGGCTCTTCCGAGACCTGGTGAGCCTGCAGGTGCCCGAGGAACAGGTGCTGAACGCTGCGCTGAGGGAGAAACTGGCGCTCCTGCCACCACaggcccgagccccgcccccaAAG GAGCCACCTGGGTCAGGGCCCGACATGACCATCCTTTGTGACccagaaacattattttatgagTCTCCACACCTGACCCAGGACGGTCTGCCTCCTCTCCGTCTTCAACTCCGGCCCCGCCCTTCAGAGGATACTTTCCTCATGCACCGGACACTGAGGCGATGGGAAGCCTAG